The proteins below are encoded in one region of Arthrobacter sp. CJ23:
- a CDS encoding RNA polymerase sigma factor has translation MSAVEARGAVEAVWRMESARIVGALARYTGDFPLAEDLAQEALAEALVSWSVNGVPAEPAGWLLTTGRRRAIDTFRRRAARDEKCALLARGLSEEEPGADALFDPDAIDDDVLALMFISCHPVLAKEARIALTLRVVGGLGTGEIAKAFLVPVATVQARITRAKKTLAAAQVPFAVPEPHELAERLGSVLQVIYLIFTEGSFASGGAEWIRTDLAGEARRLARVLVRIAPEPEVFGLLALMELTAARFPARLDASGRPVLLEDQDRRRWDQSAIRRGRAALARAAGSGRGLGAYGLQASIAECHAVAHSVAETDWQRIVILYEALGRLTPSPIIELNCAVAVAMASGPAEGLKLVEAIAARGELAGSHLLPAVRGEMLTRLGRPDDARTALLQAIALCGNAAERAVLEAKVDGLG, from the coding sequence GTGAGTGCGGTTGAGGCGCGGGGCGCCGTCGAGGCAGTGTGGCGGATGGAATCCGCCCGCATCGTCGGCGCCCTGGCCCGCTATACCGGAGACTTCCCCCTGGCCGAGGACCTCGCTCAGGAGGCACTAGCCGAGGCACTCGTTTCCTGGTCCGTCAACGGGGTACCCGCCGAACCCGCCGGTTGGCTGCTGACCACCGGCCGCCGTCGTGCGATTGATACCTTCCGCCGGCGGGCGGCGCGGGACGAAAAGTGCGCGCTGCTGGCCCGCGGGCTCTCGGAGGAGGAACCGGGGGCGGATGCGTTGTTCGATCCCGATGCGATCGACGACGACGTGCTGGCCCTGATGTTCATCTCCTGCCATCCGGTGCTGGCCAAGGAAGCCCGGATCGCCTTGACGCTGCGGGTGGTGGGCGGGCTGGGCACCGGCGAGATCGCCAAGGCCTTCCTGGTGCCGGTGGCGACCGTCCAGGCGCGCATCACCCGCGCCAAGAAGACGCTGGCCGCCGCGCAGGTGCCGTTCGCCGTCCCCGAACCGCACGAGCTGGCCGAACGGCTGGGCTCGGTGCTTCAGGTCATCTACCTGATTTTCACGGAGGGCTCGTTCGCCTCCGGCGGTGCGGAATGGATCCGCACGGACCTGGCCGGCGAAGCCCGCCGCCTGGCCCGCGTGCTGGTGCGGATCGCGCCCGAACCCGAGGTGTTCGGCCTGCTCGCCCTGATGGAACTCACCGCCGCACGGTTCCCGGCCCGGCTGGACGCCTCCGGCCGCCCGGTGCTTCTGGAAGACCAGGACCGACGGCGGTGGGACCAGTCCGCGATCCGCCGCGGGCGTGCGGCGCTGGCCCGGGCCGCGGGGTCCGGACGCGGGCTGGGCGCCTACGGCCTCCAGGCGTCCATCGCCGAGTGCCACGCAGTGGCGCACTCGGTGGCGGAGACGGACTGGCAGCGGATCGTCATCCTCTACGAAGCCCTGGGGCGGCTGACCCCGTCCCCCATCATCGAGCTCAACTGTGCCGTCGCCGTCGCAATGGCCTCCGGCCCGGCCGAGGGATTGAAGCTGGTGGAGGCGATCGCCGCCCGCGGGGAGCTGGCGGGCTCGCACCTGCTCCCCGCGGTCCGCGGCGAAATGCTCACGCGGCTCGGCCGTCCCGATGACGCGCGCACCGCACTACTGCAGGCCATAGCGCTGTGCGGGAACGCAGCAGAGCGCGCGGTGCTGGAAGCCAAGGTGGACGGGCTCGGCTGA
- a CDS encoding YciI family protein, producing MAKYMLIMRADDEAFAKFENIDFNEILEAMGKFNDELIRAGVLLAAEGLDDAKDGVVVDFTGETPVVTDGPYGETKELFGGYYILDVASIQEAVEWAKRAPMTAGTKTEIRRVTSIDEFPQDNEWIQKERAWREQTGQL from the coding sequence ATGGCCAAGTACATGTTGATTATGCGGGCAGACGACGAGGCGTTCGCGAAGTTCGAGAACATCGATTTCAACGAAATCCTTGAAGCGATGGGCAAGTTCAACGACGAGCTCATCCGCGCCGGGGTTCTGTTGGCGGCCGAAGGCCTCGACGACGCTAAGGACGGGGTGGTGGTCGACTTCACCGGCGAAACACCCGTGGTCACCGATGGCCCCTACGGCGAAACCAAGGAACTGTTCGGCGGCTACTACATCCTGGATGTGGCCTCGATCCAGGAAGCCGTGGAGTGGGCCAAGCGGGCTCCCATGACGGCGGGCACCAAGACCGAGATCCGGCGCGTGACCAGCATCGACGAGTTCCCGCAGGACAACGAATGGATCCAGAAGGAACGCGCCTGGCGCGAGCAGACCGGGCAGCTCTGA